A genomic region of Erythrobacter sp. SCSIO 43205 contains the following coding sequences:
- a CDS encoding DUF4153 domain-containing protein has protein sequence MAIGDGVEHAAAQGGAAIEDWRERPWVLAALLGVAGLFVHIFTDGAHDEPWRAALAAFVVFGPLAAAFTLSKESWQPSVIFSAIVGLVMAGIAWRATAAGDRYSDEEFWVAAGVLATTLSVPLFQSSFHKLRWRTSYKETHFHVWTDAITGAGALAFVGLSWALIAILAELFSAIQIDLLKDLIDEEAFGWMFSGVTFGAALGVLRNQLKIIGTLQNVVLLVLSILAVPLAVALVLFLIAVLVSGIDVLWEATKSATPLLLSVAVGCFVLANAVVRDDDADMGQSRVLRVAGFVLALGILPLSVMAAISMGTRIAQHGLSPERIWSLIAIAVAVTYGAAYFTSAIRGRLEGWRDYLRQSNLHLAVIVTGVALLLAMPVFNFGALSASNQLARLQSGAVSVEEFDYAALRWDFGEAGREALDTLVKSDDPKIAELALAVKNAENRYAYRQRNRPETTAVNSALIEVESDAVRLAVRTFLQSRPYHCADQCRVVQLAVENDRPIMALLSSGRDPEMLVYNEADNDISIATIRHAQLDNRKPYEVPEFDADSVVELRPFTGQQLYIDGKPASGAFR, from the coding sequence ATGGCTATTGGTGATGGCGTAGAACACGCTGCAGCGCAGGGCGGCGCGGCAATTGAGGATTGGCGCGAGCGGCCTTGGGTGCTTGCCGCGCTCCTTGGTGTTGCGGGCCTGTTTGTCCATATTTTCACCGATGGCGCGCACGATGAACCCTGGCGCGCTGCCTTGGCCGCCTTCGTGGTGTTCGGCCCGCTCGCTGCTGCTTTCACCTTAAGCAAGGAGAGCTGGCAGCCGTCTGTCATCTTCTCCGCGATTGTCGGCCTTGTGATGGCAGGGATAGCTTGGCGGGCGACGGCTGCGGGGGATCGGTATTCCGACGAGGAATTCTGGGTCGCAGCGGGCGTATTGGCGACAACTCTGTCCGTGCCATTGTTCCAATCCAGCTTTCACAAACTGCGTTGGCGAACCAGCTATAAAGAAACCCATTTTCACGTCTGGACCGATGCGATCACAGGAGCAGGCGCGCTTGCCTTCGTTGGGCTTTCCTGGGCACTCATCGCTATTCTCGCAGAGCTTTTCTCCGCGATCCAGATCGACCTTCTCAAAGACCTGATCGATGAAGAGGCGTTTGGCTGGATGTTTTCAGGCGTCACCTTCGGTGCTGCGCTTGGCGTCCTGCGCAATCAGTTGAAGATCATCGGCACGCTGCAAAACGTGGTCTTATTGGTGCTTTCGATCCTTGCCGTGCCGCTTGCCGTGGCGCTGGTGCTTTTCCTGATCGCCGTTCTGGTGTCGGGGATCGATGTCCTTTGGGAAGCAACCAAAAGCGCGACCCCGCTGCTGTTGTCAGTGGCGGTGGGGTGCTTTGTCCTCGCCAATGCGGTTGTGCGCGACGATGATGCCGACATGGGCCAATCGCGCGTACTTCGCGTGGCGGGTTTTGTGCTGGCGCTCGGCATTTTGCCATTATCGGTCATGGCAGCGATTTCGATGGGAACCCGCATTGCTCAGCACGGCCTTAGCCCTGAGCGCATCTGGTCGCTCATCGCCATTGCGGTAGCGGTGACTTACGGCGCTGCCTATTTCACCTCTGCCATCCGTGGCCGGCTTGAGGGGTGGCGAGATTACTTGCGTCAATCAAACCTGCATCTGGCGGTGATTGTTACCGGAGTGGCGCTTTTGCTCGCCATGCCGGTTTTCAACTTTGGCGCGCTCTCCGCCTCCAACCAACTCGCGCGGCTGCAATCGGGCGCGGTGAGCGTGGAGGAGTTCGACTATGCAGCGCTGCGCTGGGACTTTGGCGAGGCAGGGCGGGAGGCTCTGGATACTTTGGTCAAGAGCGATGATCCTAAAATCGCAGAGCTGGCGCTGGCCGTGAAAAATGCGGAAAACCGATACGCCTATCGCCAGCGCAACCGACCCGAAACAACCGCGGTAAACTCGGCCTTGATCGAAGTTGAAAGCGATGCGGTGCGTTTGGCTGTCAGGACTTTCCTGCAATCACGGCCCTATCATTGCGCTGATCAGTGCCGTGTCGTGCAATTGGCAGTTGAGAATGATCGCCCGATTATGGCGCTACTTTCATCGGGCCGCGATCCTGAAATGCTGGTCTATAATGAGGCGGATAACGACATATCCATCGCCACCATTCGCCATGCGCAATTGGACAATCGTAAGCCCTATGAAGTGCCCGAATTTGATGCGGATTCGGTAGTGGAACTGCGTCCCTTTACAGGTCAGCAGCTTTACATCGATGGAAAGCCTGCAAGCGGCGCGTTTAGGTAA
- the rpsU gene encoding 30S ribosomal protein S21 has protein sequence MQIMVRDNNVDQALRALKKKLQREGVYREMKLRRHYEKPSEKRAREKAAAVRRARKLERKRMERDGIK, from the coding sequence ATGCAAATCATGGTTCGCGATAACAATGTCGATCAAGCCCTTCGTGCGCTTAAGAAAAAGCTGCAACGTGAAGGTGTGTATCGCGAAATGAAACTGCGCCGGCACTACGAAAAGCCAAGCGAAAAGCGTGCCCGTGAAAAGGCGGCGGCCGTGCGCCGTGCACGCAAGCTTGAGCGTAAGCGCATGGAGCGCGACGGCATCAAGTAA
- a CDS encoding ATP12 family chaperone protein: MKRFYKQVSVNEADGGWQVMLDTRALKTVKGSPQVVPSMALAEALAAEWDAQGEKVDPATMPMRDMADYAIDIVAPDPATLIDKAVQYGDTDTLLYRADPDEPLYARQHKVWEPIVTGFENRLSAKFTRISGIIHRPQSESTLAALRDELTGQSPFSLAAIEMMTHLAASLITGLSAAQKDADALALWNAASLEEEWQAEQWGRDEEAEERREKRTADFLKAHEFWTLANA, translated from the coding sequence GTGAAGCGGTTCTATAAACAAGTGTCCGTGAATGAGGCAGATGGCGGATGGCAGGTCATGCTGGATACGCGCGCGCTCAAAACGGTGAAGGGTTCGCCTCAGGTGGTGCCGTCCATGGCTCTGGCCGAGGCGCTGGCCGCGGAATGGGATGCGCAGGGCGAAAAGGTCGATCCTGCCACCATGCCAATGCGCGATATGGCCGATTATGCGATTGATATTGTCGCGCCCGATCCCGCCACTTTGATCGATAAAGCGGTGCAATATGGCGACACCGACACGCTGCTTTACCGCGCTGACCCGGATGAACCGCTCTATGCCCGCCAACACAAGGTGTGGGAGCCGATTGTGACCGGGTTTGAGAACCGGCTGAGCGCCAAATTCACGCGCATTTCAGGGATCATCCACCGCCCGCAAAGCGAGAGCACGCTTGCTGCCTTGCGCGATGAATTGACTGGGCAATCGCCCTTTTCATTGGCTGCGATTGAAATGATGACCCACCTCGCCGCCTCGCTCATCACCGGGCTGAGCGCTGCGCAAAAGGACGCGGACGCGCTTGCCCTGTGGAATGCAGCGAGCCTTGAGGAAGAATGGCAGGCCGAGCAATGGGGCCGCGATGAAGAAGCCGAAGAGCGCCGCGAAAAACGCACCGCCGATTTCCTGAAAGCCCATGAATTCTGGACGCTGGCGAACGCCTAG
- a CDS encoding ABC-type transport auxiliary lipoprotein family protein: MKTCRIWSGPLALVAASLALGGCVSIGGAGEPPASLLTLTSSASAPVGSGTMAGAEGSEGTIAVLTPEVPAKLDVIRVPVTVSPTEIAYLQEAVWIEKPARLFRRLLGETLRTASGEAQTLLVLDTDDTPLRPNQSLRGTLIDMGYEPATSSVVVRYEAVHTLDDGRVMSRRFEAREEGIPPVAANVAPALNRAANTVAKDVAAWVLSAE; this comes from the coding sequence ATGAAGACCTGCCGCATTTGGAGCGGGCCGCTTGCCCTTGTCGCCGCGAGCCTTGCGCTTGGCGGATGTGTGAGCATCGGCGGCGCGGGCGAACCCCCTGCGAGCCTTTTGACCCTTACTTCCAGCGCGAGCGCGCCGGTGGGCTCTGGCACTATGGCGGGGGCAGAGGGAAGCGAGGGCACGATTGCGGTCCTGACCCCCGAAGTGCCCGCCAAGCTCGACGTGATCCGGGTGCCTGTGACCGTGTCGCCCACTGAGATCGCATATCTGCAAGAGGCGGTGTGGATTGAAAAGCCCGCGCGCCTGTTCCGGCGCTTGCTGGGTGAGACGCTGCGCACAGCTTCTGGCGAGGCGCAAACCTTGCTGGTGCTCGACACTGATGACACGCCGCTTCGCCCAAACCAGTCTTTGCGCGGGACATTGATCGACATGGGCTATGAGCCCGCTACTTCGTCGGTGGTGGTGCGTTATGAGGCGGTGCACACGCTTGATGATGGCCGGGTGATGTCACGCCGTTTTGAAGCGCGTGAGGAGGGGATCCCGCCCGTCGCAGCAAACGTTGCGCCCGCGCTCAATCGCGCGGCCAATACGGTTGCGAAGGATGTTGCGGCCTGGGTGTTGAGCGCGGAATAG
- the gatC gene encoding Asp-tRNA(Asn)/Glu-tRNA(Gln) amidotransferase subunit GatC — protein MSVDKQTVAKIAGLARIKMGDEELERMVPELNNILNWVEQLGEVDVTGVEPMTAVIANTLRLREDVVDADPLTAGGKRDDVLANAPAAEHGFFGVPKVIE, from the coding sequence ATGTCTGTAGATAAACAAACCGTGGCGAAAATCGCTGGCCTTGCGCGCATCAAAATGGGCGATGAAGAGCTTGAGCGAATGGTGCCGGAGCTGAACAATATCCTCAATTGGGTCGAGCAATTGGGCGAAGTCGATGTGACCGGTGTTGAGCCGATGACTGCGGTGATCGCCAACACGCTTCGCCTGCGCGAAGATGTGGTCGATGCTGACCCGCTGACCGCTGGTGGCAAGCGCGATGATGTGCTCGCCAATGCGCCTGCTGCGGAACATGGCTTTTTCGGCGTGCCTAAGGTGATTGAGTGA
- a CDS encoding FKBP-type peptidyl-prolyl cis-trans isomerase, with protein MTEVTRVPIRPIAKGSLTKIWLGVLVAVLIGAGLAFAAVPKGFSLDTLVAGEGPTPQEGDMVFVKYKGSLASTGEVFDESQDIPLPVEGIFPEGSPFPIEPGATIDGFYEGLQQMQKGGKYELYIPAEQAYGAEPPPGSPIPANADLVFEIEVIDFMDRETFDRNLSILQRAMQSQMGGGEGAPQGAPQGPPQGPQ; from the coding sequence ATGACCGAAGTCACCCGCGTACCAATCCGCCCCATTGCCAAGGGCTCGCTCACCAAAATCTGGCTTGGCGTTCTTGTCGCTGTTCTGATCGGCGCTGGCCTTGCCTTTGCCGCAGTGCCTAAAGGGTTTAGCCTCGATACGCTGGTTGCTGGTGAGGGACCAACCCCGCAAGAGGGTGATATGGTGTTCGTGAAGTACAAGGGCTCGCTGGCCAGCACGGGCGAGGTTTTCGACGAATCACAAGACATCCCGCTTCCGGTCGAAGGCATCTTCCCCGAAGGCAGCCCGTTCCCGATTGAACCGGGCGCCACGATTGATGGCTTTTACGAAGGCCTCCAGCAGATGCAAAAGGGCGGCAAGTACGAACTGTATATCCCGGCAGAGCAAGCTTACGGTGCAGAGCCGCCTCCCGGCTCGCCGATCCCTGCGAATGCTGATCTGGTGTTTGAGATCGAAGTGATCGATTTCATGGACCGCGAAACATTCGACCGGAACCTTTCGATCCTGCAACGAGCAATGCAATCGCAAATGGGCGGCGGCGAGGGTGCGCCACAAGGTGCGCCACAGGGGCCACCTCAAGGTCCACAATAA
- a CDS encoding MlaD family protein: METRANHLWVGFITLGLLIALAAFIVWIARLNQGASNEYDIFYKQSVAGLANGSQVSYAGVPVGQVREIALSKEDPEFVRVRIRVRDEVPILVGTEATIQASFTGVSTILLDGARKQAPAISCETTACPEGRPVIPPGRGGFGEIVANAPLLLERLATLTEQLNVILGPENQEQLSGILENSNRLTRELADTAPALQGTLAELEVAVKEAGEALDAFEKVTLTTDELLNQEGPRMADELSKTLASANEAASSLSAMLEDARPATRALSETTLPTVEATLKDLRTTSRSLRAITDRLEAEGAGSIVGGRALPEYEP; encoded by the coding sequence ATGGAAACAAGAGCAAATCATCTTTGGGTCGGCTTCATCACATTGGGGCTCTTGATCGCTTTGGCCGCCTTTATCGTGTGGATTGCGCGCCTGAACCAGGGCGCATCGAACGAATACGACATCTTTTACAAGCAATCGGTCGCAGGGCTCGCGAATGGGTCACAGGTGTCTTACGCGGGCGTTCCGGTGGGCCAAGTGCGCGAGATTGCGCTGTCGAAAGAAGACCCCGAATTCGTCCGCGTTCGCATCAGAGTGCGCGATGAAGTGCCCATTCTGGTGGGGACAGAGGCAACCATTCAGGCAAGCTTTACCGGCGTTTCCACCATTCTTCTGGACGGCGCGCGTAAACAGGCGCCCGCAATCAGTTGCGAGACAACCGCCTGTCCCGAAGGGCGCCCGGTCATCCCGCCTGGACGCGGCGGCTTTGGTGAAATCGTCGCAAACGCCCCGCTTCTGCTCGAACGGCTCGCGACATTGACTGAGCAGTTGAACGTCATTCTTGGCCCTGAAAATCAGGAGCAATTGTCCGGCATTCTCGAAAACTCCAATCGCCTCACCCGCGAGCTTGCTGACACTGCGCCCGCTTTGCAGGGCACTCTGGCTGAGCTGGAAGTCGCGGTGAAAGAGGCGGGCGAGGCGTTGGATGCGTTTGAGAAAGTGACGCTGACGACAGACGAACTTCTCAATCAGGAAGGCCCGCGGATGGCCGATGAACTCAGCAAGACGCTCGCCTCTGCCAATGAAGCGGCAAGCTCGCTTTCAGCCATGCTCGAAGATGCGCGGCCTGCGACGCGCGCTTTGTCGGAAACCACGCTGCCAACGGTTGAGGCGACCTTGAAAGACTTGCGCACCACCAGCCGATCCTTGCGCGCGATCACCGATCGGCTTGAGGCCGAAGGGGCGGGCTCGATCGTCGGCGGGCGTGCATTACCGGAGTACGAACCATGA
- the crcB gene encoding fluoride efflux transporter CrcB → MSSQILTSLMPTLAVALGGAIGAAARYQVGGLASRLAGPHTDFPWGTLSVNIIGSLIMGLLLGWFAKGGTDSENLRLFLVAGLMGGFTTFSAFSAEMVTMLHRGEITSALIYVSVSVIAGMAAFLIGLVGVQAAP, encoded by the coding sequence ATGTCTTCTCAAATACTCACATCCCTTATGCCGACCCTTGCTGTTGCGCTTGGCGGCGCGATTGGTGCGGCTGCGCGTTACCAGGTCGGCGGCCTCGCTTCGCGGCTGGCCGGGCCGCACACAGACTTTCCTTGGGGCACGCTTAGCGTCAATATTATCGGCAGCCTTATTATGGGACTTTTGTTGGGCTGGTTTGCAAAAGGCGGCACAGACAGCGAGAACCTGCGCTTGTTTCTTGTTGCTGGCCTTATGGGCGGGTTCACCACATTCAGCGCCTTTAGCGCCGAAATGGTCACCATGCTGCATCGGGGCGAAATAACCTCGGCGCTCATTTATGTGTCTGTGTCGGTGATCGCTGGGATGGCTGCGTTTCTGATCGGGCTTGTCGGAGTTCAGGCTGCACCATGA
- a CDS encoding RluA family pseudouridine synthase, with amino-acid sequence MTHPSDDTKTQVRTFTIGEDDDGIRLDRWFKRNLPAIGFATISRWARTGQIRVDGGRAKPEDRLEAGQVLRVPPGGEAKHKAKKARRPLTEDEVQTARDMVIRETPSAIVLNKPPGLATQGGSKTTKHVDGLLDAFVTEDDQPRPRLVHRLDKDTSGVLLIARTPGSAAAYSKRFSGRSARKVYWALVVGVPDVREGTIDAPLAKQPGTGGEKMHVDEENGQAAKTRYRVVERAGTRAAWVELEPLTGRTHQLRVHMAAIGHPIVGDGKYGGQDAFLTGTISRKMHLHARRLIIGTPERKGADSATGGGKLDVTAPLPEHFAASMEALGFEESQSDASPVRDEAPERTPAEKKQAARRHAKQYRKERRGERRGRTTSATTAKKAAKAGAKSKGKAVKRGGKPKGRRP; translated from the coding sequence ATGACCCATCCTTCCGACGATACAAAGACGCAAGTTCGCACCTTTACCATTGGCGAAGATGATGACGGGATTCGCCTCGATCGCTGGTTCAAACGCAATCTGCCGGCCATCGGCTTTGCCACGATTTCGCGCTGGGCGCGCACGGGCCAAATCCGGGTGGATGGTGGGCGGGCTAAGCCTGAAGACCGGTTGGAGGCAGGCCAAGTCTTGCGCGTGCCACCGGGGGGCGAGGCCAAACATAAGGCAAAAAAGGCGCGCCGACCGCTCACCGAAGACGAAGTGCAAACCGCACGCGATATGGTGATCCGCGAGACGCCGTCTGCTATCGTGCTCAACAAGCCTCCCGGCCTTGCCACCCAAGGGGGCAGCAAGACGACGAAGCACGTCGATGGCCTGCTCGATGCCTTTGTGACCGAAGACGACCAGCCGCGCCCACGCCTTGTGCACCGGCTCGATAAAGACACATCGGGCGTCCTTTTGATCGCCCGCACTCCGGGCAGTGCAGCGGCTTATTCCAAGCGGTTCTCCGGTCGCTCGGCGCGCAAGGTTTATTGGGCGCTGGTCGTTGGCGTTCCCGACGTGCGTGAGGGCACGATTGACGCGCCGCTCGCCAAGCAGCCGGGCACGGGCGGCGAAAAGATGCACGTGGATGAAGAAAACGGCCAAGCTGCCAAGACCCGCTACCGCGTGGTTGAGCGCGCTGGCACACGCGCCGCCTGGGTGGAATTGGAGCCGCTGACTGGCCGCACCCACCAATTGCGCGTCCACATGGCAGCGATTGGCCACCCGATTGTGGGCGATGGCAAATATGGCGGGCAGGATGCGTTTCTGACCGGCACGATCAGCCGCAAGATGCACCTTCACGCGCGCCGTCTCATCATCGGGACGCCTGAACGCAAAGGTGCAGATAGCGCAACGGGCGGCGGCAAGCTTGATGTAACCGCGCCCCTTCCCGAACACTTCGCCGCCAGCATGGAAGCACTTGGGTTCGAGGAAAGCCAATCGGATGCCTCGCCTGTGCGCGATGAAGCGCCAGAGCGCACGCCGGCTGAAAAGAAACAGGCCGCACGCCGCCATGCGAAGCAATATCGCAAAGAGCGCCGGGGCGAGCGCCGGGGTCGAACGACATCGGCGACCACTGCAAAGAAAGCCGCGAAAGCGGGCGCGAAATCAAAAGGCAAGGCGGTCAAAAGAGGCGGGAAACCGAAAGGTAGGCGCCCGTGA
- the gatA gene encoding Asp-tRNA(Asn)/Glu-tRNA(Gln) amidotransferase subunit GatA produces MTELTNLGVKEIRDGVKAGDFTAREVAEAFNTAVAEAAELNAFIVTTPDAALDAADKVDAKRAAGEDLGAMGGVPIGMKDLFATHDVQTTAASHILEGFKPQYESTVSQNLWNAGAGMLGKLNLDQFAMGSSNETSYFGNVNSPWRKEGSNAAMSPGGSSGGSSSAVAARIAPAATGTDTGGSIRQPAAFTGICGIKPTYGRCSRWGVVAFASSLDQAGPMARSVEDCAIMLGAMAGFDPKDATSLQMDVPDWEAALSSDLSGKKVGIPTEYRMEGTDQAILDSWEQGKAWLKDAGAQIVDISLPHTKYALPAYYIIAPAEASSNLARYDGVRYGLRDLPDGAGLQDMYAETRAAGFGDEVKRRILIGTYVLSAGFYDAYYNQAQKVRALVARDYEEAFAKCDLILAPTTPTASFPLGSLNEDPLTMYLNDVFAVPASLAGLPAMSVPAGLNPDGLPLGLQLVGKAFDEQMVLNAGLAIQERAGFTHAPERWW; encoded by the coding sequence ATGACTGAACTTACAAATCTTGGCGTAAAAGAAATCCGCGACGGCGTGAAGGCGGGCGATTTTACCGCGCGCGAAGTGGCAGAGGCGTTTAACACGGCTGTCGCTGAAGCGGCGGAGCTGAACGCCTTTATCGTCACCACTCCTGACGCAGCGCTGGACGCAGCGGACAAGGTCGACGCTAAGCGCGCGGCGGGTGAGGATCTGGGCGCAATGGGCGGCGTGCCGATTGGCATGAAAGACCTGTTCGCAACCCACGATGTGCAGACCACTGCGGCGAGCCATATCCTCGAAGGGTTCAAACCCCAGTACGAGAGCACCGTTTCGCAAAATCTGTGGAACGCGGGCGCGGGGATGCTCGGCAAGCTCAACCTCGACCAGTTTGCGATGGGGTCGTCCAACGAGACATCCTATTTCGGCAATGTGAACAGCCCATGGCGCAAGGAAGGCAGCAATGCCGCAATGTCGCCCGGTGGTTCTTCGGGTGGTTCGTCCTCCGCCGTCGCCGCGCGCATTGCGCCAGCGGCAACCGGCACCGACACCGGCGGCTCGATCCGCCAACCCGCCGCCTTCACCGGCATTTGCGGGATCAAGCCAACCTATGGCCGTTGCTCGCGCTGGGGCGTGGTGGCGTTTGCCAGCTCGCTTGATCAAGCAGGGCCGATGGCGCGCTCGGTCGAAGATTGCGCGATCATGCTGGGCGCAATGGCAGGGTTCGATCCAAAGGATGCGACCTCACTCCAAATGGACGTGCCCGATTGGGAAGCGGCTTTGTCGTCTGACCTTAGCGGCAAGAAGGTTGGCATCCCGACCGAATACCGCATGGAAGGCACCGACCAGGCGATCCTCGATTCATGGGAGCAGGGCAAGGCGTGGCTGAAGGATGCGGGCGCTCAGATCGTCGACATCTCGCTGCCGCATACGAAATACGCGCTTCCCGCCTACTACATCATCGCGCCTGCCGAGGCCTCGTCGAACCTCGCGCGCTATGACGGCGTGCGCTATGGCCTGCGCGATCTGCCCGATGGGGCAGGCCTGCAAGATATGTACGCCGAGACTCGTGCTGCTGGCTTTGGCGATGAAGTCAAACGCCGTATCCTAATCGGCACCTATGTGCTGTCGGCTGGCTTCTACGATGCGTACTACAATCAGGCGCAGAAGGTCCGCGCCCTCGTCGCGCGCGATTACGAAGAGGCGTTTGCGAAGTGCGACCTTATCCTTGCGCCCACAACGCCGACCGCCAGCTTCCCATTGGGCTCGCTCAATGAAGACCCGCTGACGATGTATTTGAACGACGTCTTCGCAGTGCCCGCTTCGCTTGCGGGTCTACCAGCGATGAGCGTGCCCGCGGGCCTCAACCCCGACGGTCTTCCGCTGGGTCTGCAACTCGTGGGCAAAGCGTTTGATGAGCAGATGGTGCTGAACGCAGGCCTCGCCATCCAAGAGCGCGCAGGCTTCACCCACGCGCCGGAGCGGTGGTGGTGA
- a CDS encoding HAD-IA family hydrolase, with the protein MTRLAVFDCDGTLVDSQADIIWSMARAFELAGLPSPDPNQVRRVVGLSLPVALRELAPSAEHRQQQQIVEHYKTAFRQRREEGLLQEPLYDGMEQLLRRLHADGWSLAVATGKSDRGLNACLTGHGLIDLFVSLQTADRHPSKPHPAMLEAALFEAGAQPNQSVVIGDTSFDMQMAVAARVRAVGVAWGYHSPQDLIATGADTVANTMDELRLALEDAL; encoded by the coding sequence ATGACGCGGCTTGCAGTTTTCGATTGCGACGGGACGCTGGTCGATAGCCAGGCGGACATCATCTGGTCGATGGCGCGCGCCTTTGAGCTTGCTGGCCTGCCCTCGCCCGATCCCAATCAGGTCCGCCGCGTGGTTGGCCTCAGCCTGCCCGTCGCCTTGCGCGAACTCGCCCCCAGCGCAGAGCATCGCCAGCAACAGCAGATCGTCGAGCACTACAAAACCGCCTTTCGCCAACGGCGCGAAGAGGGGCTTTTGCAAGAACCGCTCTATGACGGGATGGAACAGCTTTTGCGCAGGCTCCATGCCGATGGGTGGAGCCTTGCGGTTGCCACGGGGAAATCAGACCGGGGATTGAACGCTTGTCTCACAGGACACGGGCTAATCGACCTTTTCGTCTCCTTACAGACCGCTGATCGCCATCCTTCAAAGCCGCATCCCGCCATGCTGGAAGCGGCGCTTTTCGAGGCGGGAGCGCAGCCAAATCAATCGGTTGTCATCGGTGACACCAGCTTCGATATGCAAATGGCGGTTGCCGCTCGCGTGCGCGCGGTGGGGGTTGCGTGGGGCTATCACAGCCCGCAAGACCTGATCGCAACGGGCGCTGATACAGTAGCGAATACGATGGACGAATTGCGCCTCGCGCTGGAGGATGCGCTGTGA
- a CDS encoding ABC transporter ATP-binding protein yields MLTYEEPEAPHGRFSNEPPIVVRGLVNRFGNFTVHDGLDLTVNRGEILGVVGGSGTGKSVMMRSIIGLQKPTAGDIDVLGRRITGVDLDKRIGVRRRWGVLFQGGALFSTLTVGENVEVPLKEFYPEISPELRREIARFKVLLSGLPEEAALKYPSELSGGMKKRAGLARALALDPELLFLDEPTAGLDPIGAAAFDQQTKELKETLGLTVFLITHDLDTLYEICDRVAVLADKKVIAVGTIPELLETGHPWIEEYFNGPRGRTAQAAQARGG; encoded by the coding sequence ATGCTGACTTACGAAGAACCCGAAGCGCCCCACGGCCGTTTCAGCAATGAGCCGCCGATTGTTGTGCGCGGCCTCGTCAACCGCTTTGGCAATTTCACCGTGCACGACGGGCTCGATCTGACAGTCAATCGCGGAGAGATCCTTGGCGTTGTCGGGGGCTCTGGCACAGGCAAATCAGTGATGATGCGGTCCATCATTGGCCTGCAAAAGCCGACGGCGGGCGATATTGATGTGCTGGGACGGCGGATCACCGGGGTTGACCTTGATAAACGCATTGGCGTGCGGCGGCGCTGGGGCGTTTTGTTCCAGGGTGGCGCGCTGTTTTCAACGCTCACCGTGGGCGAAAATGTCGAAGTGCCTTTGAAAGAATTCTACCCGGAAATCAGCCCGGAATTGCGACGCGAAATTGCACGTTTCAAAGTGCTTTTATCAGGACTTCCCGAAGAGGCGGCGCTCAAATACCCAAGCGAACTATCCGGCGGGATGAAAAAGCGCGCAGGGCTTGCAAGAGCGCTCGCGCTTGATCCGGAATTGCTGTTTCTGGACGAACCGACTGCCGGCCTCGATCCGATTGGCGCGGCGGCTTTTGATCAGCAGACCAAGGAATTGAAAGAGACGCTTGGCCTTACCGTTTTCCTTATCACGCACGACCTCGACACGCTGTATGAGATTTGTGACCGGGTGGCGGTGCTGGCCGATAAAAAGGTGATCGCGGTGGGCACCATCCCTGAGCTTTTGGAAACAGGCCATCCGTGGATCGAGGAATATTTCAATGGACCGCGCGGGCGAACGGCTCAAGCCGCACAAGCACGAGGGGGCTGA